CAGGGTTAATCAGATATTCGGAGCGGACGGCGAGAACACAAAGAACCTTCTGGTCTCTCAGGTCCACAGTTTTGAGGAGCAGTCCGACCGCGTGGACAGGACGGTGAACCTCGCCGATAAAGGAGTGATCGATCTCGCGATAGTCGACTCCATCAACATGTTCTACAGGATCAACCACGACGATATGAAGGTAAGGAACGATTTCGTCAGGCAGATAGAGGCCCTGCTGGGTATGGCGAGGAAGAACGAGGTCGCGGTGCTGCTGACATCGCAGGTCTATTCAAACATATCCACAGGGGGCATAGAGTTCCTGGGCGGGCATGCGCTGAGCCATAATTCCAAGACCATATTAAGGCTGGACAAGAAAGGCAACAGCGTGCGGACCGCCGTCATAATGAAACACCGCAGCATACCTGAGGGCAGGTATGCGAACTACAGGATAACCGCGGCGGGAATAGAGGACCTTTGATCAGACGTCCCTGTCTATGGCGTACTTAGCGAGGG
This genomic interval from Candidatus Methanoplasma cognatum contains the following:
- the radB gene encoding DNA repair and recombination protein RadB, which encodes MIRVPTGCRAFDDLLGGGMEKGSITLLYGEAGSGKSNVCLQTARNVIRNGERVAYIDSEGLSYDRVNQIFGADGENTKNLLVSQVHSFEEQSDRVDRTVNLADKGVIDLAIVDSINMFYRINHDDMKVRNDFVRQIEALLGMARKNEVAVLLTSQVYSNISTGGIEFLGGHALSHNSKTILRLDKKGNSVRTAVIMKHRSIPEGRYANYRITAAGIEDL